GTAAAAAATTGCCTTTTTTGCATCACTGTGTAATAATAAAATATGAGATAATGCGAGTTTTACTAAATAACTATTCTTCTCAGATAAATACCTAAGCGATTCTTCATACATTTTTATTGCTTCACTTAAATTTCCGGCCTTGTATAGCATTTCTGCTTTTAATTCATATAGGTATGGGTCATTGCATGACTCTTGAATCAATGAATTAACTTTAGTAATAGCCTCTTCTATCTTTCCTTGCCTATAGCAAACTATAGCATTTACATACTCAGAATTATTTTCATATTTATTAGATAACACATGAATAGGAGTAAAGAAAGAGTCTAGCTTTGCAACCACACGCTCAAACTTTAGTAACTTATCCGCAAAAATTGGTTTTACGTTGTTTTTAACCTTATAATTTTGTACAGCAAATACGCGTTTTTCACTAAGTGGGTGAGTGCGAAAATATTCCTCGGTGTTCTCATGCTCAATACTTTTAAAATAATCAAAAATCTCTTTCATACCTGAATTATCATAGCAAGACTCATCAAGGTATCTTAAAGCATAGCTATCTGCTACACTTTCTTGCTCTTGAGAATAGTTAAAAAATAGCCTTGAACTGAGCGCTACACCACTAAGCAAAATTGCACCAGCAACCTGAGGGTTAATGATAATACTAGAAACTAATCCTACCATATAACTAATCATTGCTATCGATTGAAAATAACCCATAGCACTACTCATTTGCAATATATGACCAGCAGATATGTGAGCAATCTCATGTGCTAATATACCAAGCAGGACATAAGGTTTAGCCGAATATCGTAAAAGCCCTAAATGAATGAAGATACTGTTATTGTTAATTACGAAAGCGTTAATCGAATTATCATTAATTATAAAAACCTTC
The window above is part of the Wolbachia endosymbiont (group A) of Bibio marci genome. Proteins encoded here:
- a CDS encoding M48 family metalloprotease, encoding MFKIAKFLTLLFFFAYYNNAYSINIIRDSEVEAIVKELAQPLFSAADVDSDRMKVFIINDNSINAFVINNNSIFIHLGLLRYSAKPYVLLGILAHEIAHISAGHILQMSSAMGYFQSIAMISYMVGLVSSIIINPQVAGAILLSGVALSSRLFFNYSQEQESVADSYALRYLDESCYDNSGMKEIFDYFKSIEHENTEEYFRTHPLSEKRVFAVQNYKVKNNVKPIFADKLLKFERVVAKLDSFFTPIHVLSNKYENNSEYVNAIVCYRQGKIEEAITKVNSLIQESCNDPYLYELKAEMLYKAGNLSEAIKMYEESLRYLSEKNSYLVKLALSHILLLHSDAKKAIFYLEQILNVEPNNAFVWKYLSIAYKCDADAAMYYFALTKKACIEGDLKQFTKYAELAVKTLPKDSPYLLQVEDMKRFNG